One genomic segment of Musa acuminata AAA Group cultivar baxijiao chromosome BXJ3-3, Cavendish_Baxijiao_AAA, whole genome shotgun sequence includes these proteins:
- the LOC103977527 gene encoding tuliposide A-converting enzyme 2, chloroplastic has product MATDRDAEVDVELFSIVRVYKSGRFERLTGDDVVPAGVDSDTGVASKDVVIDPNAGISARLFLPDVSCLPHAKLPVLVYYHGGGFCIESPFSSRYTSFLNSLVAKAKVIAVSVCYRLAPEHPLPTAYHDSLAALRWVASHADGGEESWLAEHGDLGRLFVSGDSAGANIAHHVARLAGISGLGTGARIKGAALIHPYFWGEEPVGSETRDRETREKSERLWRLVCPGTTGMDDTLINPLAEGAPGLKGLACERVLVEVAGDDLLRERGRAYYDGLKASGWGGEAEMVETDGEGHVFHLDNPASDKALAFMDRLVAFLNRD; this is encoded by the coding sequence ATGGCAACGGATCGCGACGCCGAAGTCGACGTCGAGCTCTTCTCCATCGTCCGCGTCTACAAGAGCGGCCGCTTCGAGCGCCTTACCGGCGACGACGTCGTCCCCGCTGGTGTCGACTCGGACACCGGCGTCGCGTCCAAGGACGTGGTCATCGACCCGAACGCCGGCATCTCCGCCCGTCTCTTCCTCCCTGATGTCTCCTGCCTCCCGCACGCTAAGCTGCCGGTGCTCGTCTACTACCACGGCGGCGGCTTCTGCATCGAGTCGCCCTTCTCCTCGAGGTATACCAGCTTCCTCAACTCCCTGGTGGCCAAGGCCAAGGTGATCGCGGTGTCGGTCTGCTACCGTCTGGCGCCCGAGCATCCGCTGCCCACTGCCTACCACGATTCGCTGGCGGCGCTCCGGTGGGTCGCGTCGCACGCTGACGGCGGCGAGGAGAGCTGGCTGGCGGAGCACGGGGACTTGGGCCGCTTGTTCGTGTCGGGCGACAGCGCCGGGGCCAACATAGCCCACCACGTGGCCCGCTTAGCGGGGATCAGCGGATTGGGGACCGGCGCGAGGATCAAAGGGGCGGCGCTGATACATCCCTACTTCTGGGGGGAGGAGCCGGTGGGATCGGAGACGAGGGACAGGGAGACGAGAGAGAAATCGGAGAGGCTGTGGAGGCTGGTGTGCCCCGGGACGACGGGGATGGACGACACGCTGATCAACCCGCTGGCGGAGGGGGCGCCGGGGCTGAAGGGGCTGGCCTGCGAGCGCGTGCTGGTGGAGGTGGCGGGGGACGACCTGCTGAGGGAAAGAGGCAGGGCGTACTACGATGGGCTGAAGGCGAGCGGGTGGGGAGGTGAGGCGGAGATGGTCGAGACAGACGGGGAGGGGCATGTCTTCCACCTCGACAATCCTGCTTCCGACAAGGCTTTGGCCTTCATGGATCGCTTGGTTGCCTTTCTCAACCGAGACTGA
- the LOC135586858 gene encoding patatin-like protein 2, whose protein sequence is MTYMSQIQSPACGNLVAVLSIDGGGIRGIIPATILTFLEEKLQNLDGEDARLADYFDVISGTSTGGLVTAMLTAPNEKNRPLFAAKDILSFYVDHSPKIFPQPWGAIARAIESIRRILGPKYNGEYLRHIIRERLGCSKLHQALTNVVIPTFDIKQLQPTIFSSYKARDDELMDAQLSDICISTSAAPTYLPAHYFKTKNHKGEVREFNLIDGGVAANNPTLIALGEVRKDHFRRDPEIFSSTKSIDCSKLLVLSLGTGIPKNEKKYDAKSAGKWSILGWLINGGSNPLIDAFTHASSDMVDIHISAVFEGDLESNYLRIQDDTLEGPLSSVDISTKENLENLVKAGKKLLKKPVSRVNLETGDYEIVGKKSNEEALTEFAMKLSQERKQRMLGSSSPRT, encoded by the exons ATGACCTACATGAGTCAGATTCAATCTCCAGCCTGTGGAAACCTTGTTGCCGTACTTAGCATTGATGGAGGGGGGATTAGAGGAATTATTCCTGCTACCATCCTTACCTTCTTGGAGGAGAAGCTCCAG AATCTTGATGGAGAGGATGCAAGGCTTGCAGACTATTTTGATGTTATTTCAGGAACCAGCACCGGTGGCCTCGTGACCGCAATGCTAACTGCACCAAACGAGAAGAATAGGCCTCTCTTTGCAGCCAAGGACATCTTGTCCTTCTACGTGGATCACAGTCCCAAGATCTTCCCACAACCTTG GGGAGCAATTGCTCGGGCCATTGAATCAATCCGTCGAATTTTGGGACCCAAGTACAACGGAGAGTACCTTCGTCATATTATTAGGGAAAGATTAGGGTGCTCGAAGTTGCACCAAGCATTGACGAACGTGGTGATACCTACTTTTGATATCAAGCAACTTCAACCTACCATCTTTTCCTCCTACAAG GCAAGAGATGATGAATTAATGGATGCTCAGCTATCTGATATCTGCATTAGCACATCTGCAGCACCAACCTACCTTCCTGCGCACTACTTCAAGACTAAAAACCACAAGGGAGAAGTGCGGGAATTCAACCTCATTGATGGCGGCGTTGCTGCAAATAATCCG ACGTTGATCGCTCTTGGCGAAGTGAGAAAGGATCATTTTAGGAGGGATCCTGAAATCTTCTCATCAACCAAATCTATAGACTGTAGCAAGCTCTTGGTTCTTTCATTAGGCACCGGTATACCGAAGAATGAGAAGAAATATGATGCCAAAAGTGCAGGAAAATGGAGCATTCTTGGTTGGTTGATAAATGGTGGTTCAAATCCATTGATAGATGCTTTCACCCATGCAAGCAGTGACATGGTAGACATACACATCTCTGCGGTCTTCGAAGGCGATTTAGAATCCAACTATTTGAGAATTCAG GATGATACGTTGGAGGGGCCATTATCCTCTGTTGACATCTCCACAAAGGAAAATTTAGAGAATCTAGTGAAAGCTGGCAAAAAGCTACTAAAGAAACCTGTTTCAAGAGTTAACCTTGAGACAGGTGACTATGAGATTGTAGGCAAGAAAAGCAATGAAGAAGCTCTTACAGA GTTTGCAATGAAACTTTCTCAAGAACGAAAGCAGAGGATGCTGGGATCATCATCTCCAAGAACTTGA